The DNA segment TAatagaagagaagagatgatggCTGATCCTTAGTGCACTTTCTGAAGAAGTCACTAAAGGCAGCAGTAGTTTTATATGAACAGAAAGTCTATCAATCAAGCGAAGTGCAACAGTCTCGTGTGCTCCCAAACTGTTACGTAGAACGATGATATCTTACGCATGTTTTCAAGCTATGCAGCCTTCACGCAGAAAAATAAATGGATGAAAAATTGGAAACAGCTACACCGTCACTGTTAAGTTCCATTTATGCAAGTACCCACCCAGTCCAGGCAAAGACAACTTGCGGAAGAAGGCTTCGCCCATCGTTTCAGTTCATGAGAAGGCAAAGCTTTAAACAGGAACATCTTGGAAAACAACATCTTCGAATCGACTCCGATTGCACGAAAGTATTGTACACAAAACGTTCAAAAGTAGGTCTCATGACTACTGTGCAGCAAAGAGGCTGTTGCACTTACCAACGGCCTTTTTTCTACTGTTCGGGGTGTGTTGTCGTGGCTCTTCTAAAAGCGTACGTTTTTTTGGCCTCCTGAATGATCCCTACACGCGCACCCCCCCGCTAAAGCGGACAATTGTCGAATACGAGATTCTCTCGGGATGTGCAATTGAACACCACGGCAAACTCCGGCATATTGTGCAGCGGCAGAAGGCACCCGGCCCGAGGAGACAGTGGATTGGGTGTCTGGTCGGCGTCACATGACAGGAGACAAAAGCGAATAAAGAACGTCTTCTGTGCCTCGGGCCACAGCGTGCGAAACTCGGTCGTCACGGCCTCCGGCCCGAAGCTCTTCAGCAGGCCTTCGTAGGCCAGCCGTAGGCTGAGCGCCTGGAGGTACATGGCGCGACGCTGCACTTCACCGCTGCCGAAGGCGTGGCGCTGCAGTCCGAGTAGGCTGTGCAGCCGCTGGAGGCAGAGGACGCTCGCATTGTAGTTCCTCCCCGCCGTGCCGTCTCGCGGCCCAGGGTCAATAAGATGTAGTGTGGGGCCCTGTTGTAGAATAATGGGCAGGGAAACGTGTTTGGAGTAAAGGAGCTATTTTACTCATAGGTTTTATAACACGACCACTCCCTCTCGCTTTTattgatacagtcgaacccagatttTACAGTAACCAATTTTGTCATTCTTTTGTTTGCCAATGCAGATTTCATTTCTCTACACATTTAATAGAGCGTGCTGCTTTGGAAGACATTGAGGCAAAAAAAATATGTCAGCGCCTCACTCAATATAAGAAACATCGATTGGAAATATAGGCAAAATAGGGGGTCACGTGGATTTAAGTTCAATTGACGTACGCCATTGATACTAAGTTTAGACGCTTCCACGAAGAAAGACAGGCAGGCTCAGTGAGCGTGTTGTCTTCTATAAATGCCATAACAGCGTACCCTGGCAAGCtttcggtgtttttttttgctctttgaTCAATACAGCAATGCTATTTCGATTAATGCTTTAAGTGAGTTCGATTTTGTGACGTTATCGATTTAATTTAGCCATGTTCAGGTACAATCCATTTTCCaaatctaggttgaacttggcatGTTTTCCACTCCACCACGTTCTAAGTGTAATTCAACAGGACTGGTAGACAGAGTGTCTCATTAACGCGCTTAAGTGATTTTCAGGACTACTACTTGTTCGATTTGAAGTCTCAAGCCGGAAATTTCTTACATTTCGCCACGAGAACGGCCCTACATACTTAAAAATAGCGCTACATATGGTAGCGTTACACAGACGGGACGGGCATATTCAATTGGGCCCAGAATGCTGCAGTAAAGTTTAGCTTTAATTGAATATAGTCTACATTTCGTTTTGTTGCCATCTAAAAGACGTTTACCGAATAAGCTTTTAAACAATCATTTATCACAGTAAGAAATGAATGCTTAGGCGCATGGTCTCCTTTAGCTGATAGTCGACGCTGTTCTCAATTCAGCAAGGTCGCGTGCTAAATCCACCAACTGTTTAGTGCGATGACatagctttcttctttttttaaaaaaagttattttaGGTGACTGGCTTtcctttttgaaaaaaaaaactcatgcgTGTGACTTATTCTACAATAAATATGAGAAAAAGATATTGCTTGAAACGTGACGTGAAAATAAATCCACAGTGGATTTACTCCTCCGTACGCAATTTGAATAGCAACGAGACAACCGTTTAGCTTGGAGAGTCAAGAATACTTGGCATTCTTATTTGCAAAACTGTGTAAATTTCCTTAGATGTTCCCGTCCTGCGAAAGTGAGGCCTAGCGTGCACATGCACTTTTTTCGTGGAATTGTCTAAACTTAGTATCAATGGCGTACATCAACTGAACTTAAATCCACGTGACCCCCTATTTTGCCTATATTTCTAATCGATGCTTCTTTATATTGAGTGAGGCGttgacaatatttttttttgcctcgATGTCTTCCAAAGCAGCACGCTCTATTAAATGTGTAGAGAAATGAAATCTGCAAATATATAGGATAGGCAAACAATGCATCAGCCTTGGTCATACTCCAGGCAGCAATTGTTTTGCCGAGGATTGTGTCATTCGCTACGGAAGGAAATCCGAATGTGTCTGATACGTCTCCTATGGTTTAACTTTGGTCAGCCAGTAGCGCAAACATTGACGAACGACGCTCACCCGTTGTCTCGCAGGCAGCGCAGGCGGTGCGACGATCTCTGCGATGTGCGCAGACAGCAGCGCCCCGACCGTGGCGTAATTGAAGTGGGACGGCACGCCCGTCGCGTATAGGTACGGTGCCAGCTGGTACACCGTAGGCACCACAATAGACTGCAGCGCCGGCGAGTACGCCAGCTCCTGGCGACGTTCGAAGCGCGAGACGTACAGTTGCGTCAGCGTAGGAGGAGACCGGGCCCGCTTCTGGTGACCGTACGCCATGACTTTCAGGTATAGGTCGATGAACTCAACGCTGCGCGCTTCGATGTAGGCCATAAGACGAACGTAGTCTTCGTCCTCTGCGTCGATGGTGGCTGCGAGCCTATCAACCTGCGATTTGGAACACGGAGGTTGCGGCCGCCGTCAGGACCGCGAGGGTTACTCGGCCTGCTTCAGTGTAGTATGAATTCATCAGTGTTACAATAATAATGCTCTAATAGCGATAACACTTAGGTGGCAGGCTTAGAATATGTTGTCCCAGTGTGGCACATTCTCTGTCGTATTTGTTAAACGAGATTGACTTTTGTTTTCTTACACTGCAAGACCTTTCACAACGCTTACTTGCACCGAATGTTGCGGGAATTCAAGCAATAGGTATGTGAAAGATAAGATTGTCACCCACCCCTTTCTAGGAAGAAGCTACGAAGAAAGCTCATACAGAtcaggggccaaattcacaaagctttttgttcttAAGCGCTCTTTTGCCACTGGCTGGCCGCCTGAGCTAATGATatgcccagcatcaggattggctggaatttgctttCAGGAACACTACTATGCGTAcaagctttttgtgaatacggacccagATGCAGACGCTCTCCTATACACATGGTAGAACGACCACCCCAAGAAAGTCTTTCTTCTCTAGTTCGATCCCCGACCAGGGACGAATTTTTCTGCGACTACGCAGCTTTCCATTTCAGAAATCTGTATGGATTTCCTTTGAGGCTTCGTGCTATAAACGGGTAGACGACAATTTTTGGTTAATTGAACCTTCCTGCACCTTGCGGACTTCCGCAATTGATTTGCAATATTCCGGGCACCAGGTATAGATTGCGCTTCCGGATAAATCACTATAATCATGCACGCTGAGGTTTTGCAAAGACGCTCCATGTAATGATATCTTAATTTCGTACCACGTTTAGTTACAGCACTTGCCTGCGTAGTGTAGAATTTATTGATTGGATGTtttagtttcgatgagaggcctcTTTGGCCGCATAGGAAAAACCGCAAATGGAAGAGTGCGTGCATCCGAAGGCTGCGAAGCCGTGTACGCTTAGGCCAAACAACAAAGTGTAGCATTTGCGGGAACTGAACGGTGACTTCATCTGCACGTTTAACGGTTACAGAAGGCCATGCCGTTTCATGCATAGCCAAAAATTTCGCCATGACAATGGTCGATGGTGCTACCGGCTTCATTCTGAGTAACTATGCGCGTTGTGCTTGGAGCCGCCGGAGGTGACGCTTACATCTGATAAGCTTTAAACTGGCACGACTAACGCACTGAAagtgacgtgaaaaaaaaaactttttggcgATGTAGCTAGACAAATGCTAGACAAATGCATCAACATTTTGTCGCACGTCTCTGAGGTCCCTAATCCATGATGTAAACTGCTTTCCCCACATTGCAATGAGGTGGTCAGGAGCTCACTCGAAACACTTCCTGCCTCCTCCAAGAGTGAAGGGCACCTCACGGTGGTCAGGAGCAGACCACAATTAGTAGAactacatatatacatacatacatcatcatcatcagtctatatttatgtctactgcaggacgaaagcctctccctgtgatctccaattacccatgtcttgcgctagctgattccaatttgtacctgcaaatttcctaacgtcatcaccccacctagttttctgccgtcctcgactaggCCTCATGACCCCTAcatacctccctcatgactcatacatacatacatacatacatacatacatacatacatacatacatacatacatacatacatacatacatacatacatacatacatacatacgtagatacatacatacatacatagataagtgcacacatacacgcacacatacgTACTTAGCTGTCCCATCCCCGTCTACGTCTACCACGTGATCGGCTTGACAATTTTCCCTATTTTGACTTtgctaatgctaacgcattaaaaatccACTTCATAACGCCATATCTGTGAGCAAATTAGACGACAGCGAGCCGTATGTTTTAGTGGAAGTGTCTTGTGTAGCTGTTACAGCCATTTACGGAGCATTCGGTGAAACAACATTGATGTCTGCCTCTTGTGAAAGTTGGGCCTCGCTCGTCTACCGAGTGCACACGCTATCTTCAATTTATTTCCAGATGCGCATTGTTCATGATTAGACACCGAACAGTTTTCACAAAGAGCATGAGGGGAAGGCTGATGATGCGGTGTGTCAGCAGCTTTTTTACGATTGTTCCGTCTTTCTTTCACCCGTGTTCTTTGAGCACAATAAAATTGAATAGAAATTGAATATAATTGAACGTTTCTAGGCATTTTGAATATAAAAGAATATATAGTTTCTGCGCCGCACACGTATGAGAGGGGGCTCTATGTGAGAAACAACGGTGGCTAACAAGATGAAAGTGGTAAGGATTCTTACAAAGTTGCTATACAGCGGATGGTCCGAAGAGCAAAGTGTTTTTTGTGCCAGTGGTTGTGATGTGTGAAACTAACAATGTGGTTGTCGTTGAGTTTCAACTCTGCCAAATACTCAACGAGTGAACTAAGCTGGTTTAGAAAGGTCTAGCCCCAAAAACCTGTTTTATGCCATGAACAAGTAGCTTAATGACAATGATTCGGTGATATAAGTAGTTTCTGCGAAAAGAAAATCAAGCATCATGGCCCGCTTATTCCAAACAAAACGCCTCTATGTTCAATTTTCTGCATTCTTCGCCGTTATCGTGACTGGTTTATGGACCTATGCTATGAATAGATACATAAATGACTTAAATCATGCACTCACCTCAGCATTTTCGGATACTACCTCAAGAGTAACCATATCAATTTTCTTGCCTATGGCCGTTCGCATTGCCGTTGGAAGCCACGTGAACAGGGCGTCCGAATCGTGTGATGCCTGCCTGAGCTCCTGGTTTATGGCTTTCAGGGCACTCACGCTCTCACTGGCATCCATGAGTTTCGCGATAAGGTGAGGCCACGAGTCCGTGAGACACTTCTGGACCAGCGCGAGGCAGAACCGAGCGGTCTTCGTGGGGTCCGATGACATCCACTCCCTGGAGAACTCCAAGAACAGGACCTCCGCGTCCAGGTGCGATGCCATGTACAACGCCGTCGTGCCGACACCGTTGGCGTCGGCTAAGTTACGGAACGCTTTCGCAAAAAATTGTGCGCCAGTGACGAAAGCGGCGTCAGTGGAATGGACACGCTTGCCGACGGAACGCAGCACGGCGTTAAGCACCTTGACCCAGTCCGCAACTGTCACCTGAGGAAAGATGCCATCTAGAATTTCACTTAGAGGTCTGACCGCTTCCTGCTCGTCTTGTCCTTCTTTGGACGGTCACCATCAAGGTCGGCGTCGACGATAAGGTCGACTTCAAGGATGTTGGAGCTGTCGTCCTTGAGCACGTGTTGCAGGGCCTTCTTCAAGTCCTCACTGTTGCCCGTCGTGGTGAGCTTGCGCAGGAGAGAGCGACCACGGGAGAGCCTGAGCACCAAGTGGTCGTGGTCGTTGAACGTCTCCACGGTCATTATTGTTTGGCATCCCGAGAGGATCGCAGCTCGCACGAGATGCGAGACGAGTTCGTTGTAGCTTTGGGCGCTGCGAACCTGGTTCCAGTTCAGCTGCTTTCGCGCAGACTCCAGTGTGGCCTCGAACGACAGCGCTGTCGAGTTGTTCGACACGTAACGGTGGCAATTCCCGTAGACGTGACGCATGATACGGATTTCGCCTTGTTCCCCAGTGTTGTCTCCTGCGCGTCAGATGACCATATCTTAACCCATAACGCAACTGCTCGGAGATCGTAAGAAAGTTATGGTCCCTCCAAACAGGTAATACTCGATCACCTCACAAGTATTCCCTTTGTGAGATCGTATTCCGGCAAGTATTAACGCACTATACATTTGCTTTTACGAAAAGATGCGGCAGAGTATTATTATTCAATGTCTTATCCGCGAGGGCGTAAGTCCGATTGCAAACACTCCTTCATAGAGGACGAAgcccccctccgcccccccccccctcttcgctGTATTCCCAAGCCACCTAGCATATTAAGAAATGAACAGTCGCTGGCAGAGCGCGATACCTAACATATTTAGAAAGGAGAAAATTATTGAAAATTGGATGAAACACTATTATGAAACTGCTTTTGAATTTGCGTTAGAAGCCGCATTTTAGCAGCTCCTATCCTGAAGTTTGCAGTTAAGCCATATAGGAGTGCAGAGATGGCTGTGGTAGTGCACTCTTTCCTCAGCGCAAATAACCGATTTGTATTTTCCCGAGGAAGACATGGCTGTATTACACAAGGAAGAGGGTATTCGCTGGTAAGACGCACCAACGCTTCATTCGGTGTGGCCGAGGTAATAGACCTGCGACTATAGTGTTTCATAGTTATCATTATGTTACAGAAGGTAATGAAGAGCACTTACAGTGTGTTCAGTCGACGAATAGTAGTGTACTGTGCTATGTTGGCATTCGAGCCAGTTAGGTACATACTTGTTAAAACTAAAGCTATGTGAACCAGATATCCCTTTATTGACTGTGGTATTAGTTACTATTTCAGGGAGCAAAGGGATGACGTACATTTATTGTGATAAGGTGTCACGGCAGGTAAGGCAGGTACTGCCGCCGTCACGCTTAACCCGAACGCGGGAGCGAGCGGCCCGCGTGACTGTCAGCGCCGCGAAGCGGCACGGGCTGGAATGGAGACGAGAGTGCGGCTGGTCATGTGATTCCTGTCCACGGTATAACCAGTTGACATTTCGCATACCCAGAGACGAGTGGTGAGTACATTCCCATTTCGGAGTGACGTTCGCCGGCTCCCGCGTTTTTTTCTCGCTGAGGCGGTATGAATGAACGCACTTAGTCAGCGCATCTGCACTGGACCATGGTGCGCTCATCGGATGTCACCATGACTCAAAATAAAGGTCGTTGATTAGATCTCGGTTTGAATGCACTCCATCGTGCTTCAAAAGGGAAACGATGCAGTTTAGATGGCGCCTTCAATTTAAATGGCGCAGACAATGCCTACCAGAGTGCCAGAATGCAGCGGCTCACCCTTATATGGGGATACGCAGCCGCCTCTCGTTCCTGGGTTACCGCGTGACAGCTTATATATACCGTCGACATGTATAGCACGCCAGACCGCAATCTTGTTTCGATCTCAACCGGTGCCGGTTCGTGGTGCTGATGGTCACGCGGGCcgtcaagcaggttaggtgactatttgtcacaacCCCGTTTCATAAGAGGTGCCAAGAATCATCACCACCATCCCTGAACGCGCTTCTCTCAATCAATGCGCTCAACTTCATGAATGTCGTAGCAAACTCAAATGAGAAAGTCACTCTTTGGCGTTAAAAGATTTTGGCGGTAATAAGGAAAAAAATTAACATGGTTCTCGATTTATTCTGGATGCGGTAGTTTTGGAGCACGTGTGATAAAGTAGTCCAGACCCATCTGCCGAGAGGAGAAATTGGTCCTACAAGACGCTCATTGAGTCATGATTTAGGCACTTGAATTAGAGGTGATCGATGTTTTTCTGCTTTTTATATCTTTACATCATTTATCTTTGCAGCAATCCCTTTATTGTGGAGCAGCTTGTCACACAACATGCAATTTATTACGGTGGCAATTGGTGCACGTCTGTCAGTTCGTTTCTTGTAGAAATTCCTGACGCGTAAAAGAGGATTGGTATTGCCTGGACAGAGAGTGT comes from the Dermacentor silvarum isolate Dsil-2018 chromosome 9, BIME_Dsil_1.4, whole genome shotgun sequence genome and includes:
- the LOC119463782 gene encoding uncharacterized protein LOC119463782; translated protein: MLALLAAVLAFLFYAKRVRSPLACVTPECTAARDYLNRLINTSKDVCSDFYGYVCDSWLERRKDGGSFRRDNIAAWLAKINESLMRDVGWEGDNTGEQGEIRIMRHVYGNCHRYVSNNSTALSFEATLESARKQLNWNQVRSAQSYNELVSHLVRAAILSGCQTIMTVETFNDHDHLVLRLSRGRSLLRKLTTTGNSEDLKKALQHVLKDDSSNILEVDLIVDADLDGDRPKKDKTSRKRSDL